The following nucleotide sequence is from Bacteroidota bacterium.
GCTCTACAACGATCCGAATCTTACGGTGCGACGGGAAGTCCCGCTATCCGATTTCTTCGAGCAGACCGCGGGCTCGTATGTATGGCTGAATCTTGACCCGCGATATACGTGGGGGAGATACATTCTCGATGCAGCGGCGCTCCGTATCCCGATCGTCACGACGCGTTCGACCGGCCAAGCAGAGGAGTTTTTCCCGGCGCTCACTGTTGAGCATGAGTTCGCTACCGAGCATGCACAATCGCTCATTCGCAGGTTGTTTGATGACGACGCGTTTTACCGCGAATGCGCAGACGTGCCACTGGAAGCATTCGAGCACCTCCGTCCCGAGGTAAAAGCACGGCAGATGATCGACGCACTAACACCTCCGTGAGCCAACGCTATCATATTCTCTTTCGGACTTGTGACATCGTGCACTCGCTGCACAATGCACCGCGGCCGTTCGACCTCGATAAGCGCACGCTCATCAAGGTCTGTTTCCGCTCGCTCATCGAAGCGCTTCGGCCCGTCGATCACCGTATCGTCATCATTGCCGACCGCCTCTCGCCGGAAATGACGACGTTTTTCGAGAGCTTCCGCGAGCAGGGCCACGAGATCGAGATGGTCCACGGCGAATATGGCAACGACAACTCGCTTCGCAAACAGGTCGAGCTTGCGCTATCGGTACCGGATGACGACTGGGTGTACTTCGTAGAGGATGATTATGTCCACACTCCAGAGGCATTTGTCTGGATGAACGACCTCATCGTGAACAAGGACGAGTACATCACGAAGAAGACGATCCTTCGACAACTGAAATTCTGGAAGACACGGCTCGACACCATTCCGATTGTCATCCATACGCCGGATTATCCCGACCGCTACCTGCCGCGCTATTTGCGTCCGTCGCTAATTTTCCTCGGAAAGCATTGCCACTGGCGGCAGATCACGAACACGACGTTCACGTTCCTGATCAAAGCCTCGTCGGTGAAGCGGTACAAAGACATTCTATTCTACTCCTGCAACGGTGCAGACGACGGCTACCTCAGTCGCGCGCTGTATGGCGGTCTGCGCTTCGGTGACAAAGCCCTCTGCCTGAGCCCGATCCCCGGCGTCTCGACCCACATGCACGACGGCGTGATGACGCCGCTCGTCGATTGGGCATCGATTGTTGACCGGCATCGGGGTTCGTGACGATGAACGAATGCCGAGTACTGTCCCTGCGCAACCAATTGCATTTCAGTGTGTTTAGGTATCGTGAATTTCTTTGTCCCGAACCGCCCGCTGCTGCTGTATTCGATATTGCTGAGCTTGGTTCTCATAGGCTCCGATATCGTGCACGCCCAGGTATTTGACCCATATCGAAAGGTATCCGATCCTCGCGGTATCTGCCGCCTTACAGGCCCGGATAGTTTACCGGTTCGAGTTAATAGCGGAGTATATCGGTCTGGGGTTCAGGATAGTGTGGATGATTATCAGATTATAGGTGCTGCGACCGGGGCAGGAATCCTTACTCACATCTGGCTACAGTATTACGAGTTGCCTGCCGATTCCATTTGTTTGGTCAAGATTTGGATCGACGATTCGCTTATTGTTGCTTCGGATCTGCGCGGACTCTTTCGCAACGTCCACGGAGTCTTCCGTCCACCGCTGGACTCGGAAGCCTCCGGAGCATTTGTGTGCGACATTCAACTCTGCTACAAGAAGAATTTTCGAGTGACGGAGTTCACCGCTCCAAATAACTGCTGTTTGTTCTGGGGAGTGGAGTACCGACCAATGCCCGATTCGTCTGAGATCGAGAGTGCCTTGACGAGATTCCCGATTACAGAACAACAACAACATGCCGCCGAAGAGGCGTATCATCGCTCAGGTTCACCATGGGACACGACTGCCTCGGTTCGGCATGTTCTGCCGCAGATGCTGGTCGCGGCGGGGGAGTCGGTACTCATTGATTCACTCCGAGGGCCAGGGCTGCTGCAGGAGCTGCATGTTGACGTGGATACTGCCGAGTTTGCGGCCCTATCTGACCTTCGTTTACGTATCTATTGGGATGGGAATCCGACGCCAAGCGTCGATGTGCCGGTACCAGACTTCTTTGGTTGCGGCGCTGGATTTCGCACCGTGAATGCGTTTCAAATTCGAGCGGATCTCGGGGGTCATTTCACCTGCTACCTTCCGATGCCATTTGCGGAGCAAGCGGTAATCCGACTCGAGAATTTCGGTTCGAAGACAGTCCATCTCGGCGGAGGGCAGTTACTCTACTCTCCTGAAGCGGTGAATCGCCATGACGAAGGGTATCTCTATGCGCAGTTCAGCGAATCCAAGCCTGCGCATTGGAAGCGGTACCATCCGGTCGCTCATGCGCTCGGCCGGGGTCGTTTCATCGGCGTGTTCTTCGCATTGCCTGACTATCCGATCGCCTCCTACCTGGAGGGGAATCCGTACTTCTTCGTCGATTCATCCGAACAGAACACTGTATGGTATACCGGTACGGAAGACTATTGCAATGGGGGCTGGTATTTCCGTGATCACACGTTCTCATTGCCATTTGCAGGTTGTACGCACGAATACTCCAGTATCTACCGCTTTCACTACCTCGACGCACTCGATTTCGAAAAGTCGTTGGACTACGAACACCAACACGGTGTCAATAACGACTTTCAGACATGGTACCGAACCGTCGGTTTCTTGTACAAACGATGGACTCCGTTTTGGCCAAGCCATGATAGCCTCGACCGAGCAGAACAATGGAACATCCAGGGGAAGGGGTACCGTCCGGGGCAAGCGATCGACATATCGATCGATACCACGCATCTACGATCGATGACAGCAGGAATCGATGGCTCGTTTACCGCCGACCTTACCATTCCGGCCTCGGTGCCGAGTGGTATACATCGGCTGAGTGTCAACGGGGAAGTACGCCCCGAGCCGATCTTCGTACTGTCCGATCCGACGGTACGGTTCCTCAATGACACCAATCCGCCTGTATTTCGTGCAGGGGACTCGTTGATACTCGACGGACAAGGTTTTATTCCGGGCGAACGCGTTCGGATCTACGTCGATACCGCAGAGGTCAATTATCTCTCGATCCCGACAGTTTCTTCGCTCAACGATCTGCATGCGACCATCCGGCTTCCGTGGCTGCCGGAGTCTGTGTATCGAATTCGGGTTCGTGGCGATCGCGGTTCAGAAGCGCTCACCCGATCGTTTCAACTGACCCGGACACTTTCGTATGAATTCGAGGACCTCCCGGTGATTTATAGCGAATGGACCTACCAGTCATCTCCAGTCTACCTCGGATGGTACCCGTATGCCGATTGGAGCAATACGACGGGGTATCTCTTCTATCCGGACGGGCCATCACGGAAGATCAAATTCGGGTTTAACGTGCCTGTCAGCGATACGTTCGCTGTATCCATGTACCATATCATTGGACTTCGATACGGCAATTATGACCTCTATCTCGACAGTATGTTTGTGGGGTCGTTGCATGGATATCTGGACACCGACTGGTCGATGCCAATGCGTTCGGCGCCTCTCGAACTGGGTATTCATTACCTCACCGCCGGTTCGCACGATCTGATGTTCCGTTGTACCGGACACGATAGTTCTGCGGTTGATTTTCTCATGGATGCCGACAATATGATTCTCACGCCAACTACTGCGTATCACAGTTTGAAGCAGCCCGGCGACTCGTCGACAGATGTCGAGACCCTGCCTGGTCCGTTTGCGCGGCTATCCGAAAATCCCGTCCGTTCCGACCGGGCAATCCTTCGATATTCGCTCGGCTCTTCTTCGCCCACCGATGGGGCCACCATTACTGCAGACGTATTTGATATTCTCGGCAGACGAGTTCGTTCGAGTTCGGGGCTGCAAACGTCACAATCCGTGGGTTCGATCGAGCTGGATTGCCGCGGACTAGCCAATGGAAAGTACTTTGTCATCGTTCACGGCATCGACGGGTTGAGCTCGTCGAACACGACTCTTCCAATGGTACTGGATCGGTAGTAAACTCGTCGCAATCCGATGCACATAGACACATGTGCTTCATAGGTTGTCGCTACATTCGATGGTCGTCATCCACAAGCATCCTTATAGAGAATAAGGGGTTAGCAATCGAGTTCGATCTCATGGTTGATAACCGCGATTGTATGTGAAGAAGATTGTTGATAAATACGAGCATGTTTGCCTTGCTTTTTAAAATCAATTTGCCGAAATTTGTATTTACAACTTCGCTCCATTTTTTGGGAGCGTAGTTCTGTGCTCGTATAAGGTTTTGCACTCGGAAACAATCTCGCGAGTGCGCTGCAGAATTCAGGACGTTTAAGTACCGACTCGCCGAACAACCGAAACGCACAGCTTAGGGATAGTCATGATAGCCTCGACGAATATCGGATCACTTCTTCAGCAACACCTGCCTTATGCGGGTGCCGGACCATTGACTGTTCGGCGCATCCTGAGCGTTGCCCCCTCCGGCTGTCGACGCCGAAGAACGAGATAACTTACTCACGTTTTTTGTTTAGAATTGTAAGGAGCATACGAAACGTATGAAGGTAGCCCGTCGCTTTACGAAAAAAGGAACCAGTGTCTTCGATCAGTTCGAATACACGATGCGCTCGAGCGTGTTGCGCAACCCCGATGGCAAGCCGATCTTCGAGATGCACGACATCGAAGTACCGCGCCAGTGGTCGCAGGTGGCTACCGATATCCTCGCCCAGAAGTATTTCCGCAAGGCCGGCGTCCCCCAGCGCGATGCCGAAGGCAACCTCCTCATCGGTGAGGACGGCAAGCAGGTCATGGGCGCCGAGAAGTCCATCAAGCAGGTAGCTCACCGTTTGGCGGGTTGCTGGCGCTATTGGGGCGAGAAGCACGGCTATTTCTCCTCCAAGGATGATGCGCAGGCGTATTATGACGAAATGGTCTATATGATCATGCGTCAGATGGGTGCTCCGAACTCGCCGCAGTGGTTCAACACTGGCCTTGCCTGGGCATACGGCATCACCGGTCCGGCACAGGGCCACTGGTACGTCGATCCGAAGACCGGCCAGCTCACGCGTTCGAGCGACGCCTACACCCATCCGCAGCCGCACGCCTGCTTCATCCAGTCGGTGACCGACGATCTCGTCAACGAAGGCGGCATCTTCGACCTGATGACGCGCGAGGCGCGCATCTTCAAGTACGGCTCGGGCACGGGCTCGAACTTCTCTGCATTGCGTTCGGCAGGTGAAAAGCTTTCCGGCGGCGGACAGTCGAGCGGACTCATGAGCTTCCTCAAGATATTCGACACCGCAGCAGCGGCGGTGAAGTCGGGCGGCACGACGCGTCGCGCAGCGAAGATGGTCATTCTCGACGTTGACCACCCGGATATCGAGAACTTCATCACCTGGAAGGCATCCGAAGAGCAGAAGGTCGCCGCGCTCGTGGCCGGCTCGAAGATCTGCGATCTCTTCCTGAACATGATCATGAAGATCGCCGTCGAGGGTGGCACCGATCGCCACCTCAACCACGATCTCGATATCGCCATCAAGAAGGCGCTTGCCCGCGGCGTTGCGATGAACTACATCGTCCGCTGCCTGCGCTTGGTCGAGATGGGCTACGACCACATCGACTTCAAGACCTTCGATACGCACTACGAAGGCGAAGCATACCAGACCGTCTCGGGACAGAACTCGAACAACTCGGTCCGCGTCACCAACGACTTCATGAATGCGGTTGCGAACGACGAGGAGTGGCAGCTCCGCTACCGCACCAGTGGTAAGGTCGCCAAGACCGTCAAGGCATCGCACCTGTGGAACGAGATCACGCTCGCCGCATGGTCGAGCGCCGATCCGGGCATGCAGTTCGATACGACCATTAACGAGTGGCATACCTGCCCCGCAGACGGCCGCATCAACGCCAGCAACCCATGCTCCGAGTACATGTTCCTCGACGACACGGCCTGTAACCTCGCGTCGATCAACCTCGCGCACTTCCTCAACGAGGAGACCGGCGAGTTCGACATCGAAGGCTACAAGCATGCGGCGCGCATCTGGACGATCACGCTCGAGATCTCGGTGCTCATGGCGCAATTCCCGTCGCGCGAGATCGCGCAGCGTTCGTTCGATTACCGCACGCTCGGCCTCGGTTACGCGAACCTCGGTACCATCCTCATGGTGCTCGGCATTCCGTACGATTCGCCGAAGGCGCTTGCCATTAGCGGCGCACTGACCGCCATCCTCTGCGGCGAGAGCTATGCAGCGTCGGCCGAAATGGCGCGCGACCTCGGCGCATTCCCGCGCTATGAGGCCAACAAGGAGTCGATGCTCCGCGTCATCCGCAACCACAAACTTGCTGCCTACGATGCAGCCGCCGACCGCTACGAGGGCCTGACCATCAAGCCGATGGGCATCAGCGCCGAAGAAGCGCCGGAAGATCTCCTTACTGCCGCACGCGAGTGCTGGGACCGCGCCTACGAGCTCGGCGAAGCACACGGCTTCCGCAACGCACAGGTCACCGTCATCGCGCCGACCGGCACGATCGGCCTCGTGATGGATTGCGACACCACCGGCATCGAGCCCGACTTCGCCATCGTGAAGTTCAAGAAGCTCGCCGGCGGCGGATATTTCAAGATCGTCAATCAGTCGGTCCGCAAGGCGCTCGTGCGCTTGGGCTATACCGACAAGCAGATCGAAGAGATCGAGAAGTTCTGCAAAGGCCACGGCACGCTCGTCGGCTGCCCGGCGGTCAATCGCTCGACGCTCAAGCTCAAAGGCTTCTCCGACGAGAAGATCGACGAGATCGAGAAGCAGTGCGACAACGTCTTCGATCTCCGTTTTGCGTTCAACAAGTGGACGCTCGGCGAAGACTACTGCAAGAAGCTCGGCTTCACGCTCGAGCAGATGGACGATCCGAACTTCGATATGCTCGCATCGCTCGGCTATTCGAAGGAAGAGATCTCGAAGGCCAACGATTACGTCTGCGGCACGATGACCATCGAAGGCGCGCCGTTCCTCGCCGACGAACACCTGCCGATCTTCGATTGCGCCAACAAGTGCGGCAAGTACGGCAAGCGCTTCATCCCCTACAATGCGCACATCCGCATGATGGCGGCCGCACAGCCGTTCATCTCGGGTGCGATCTCGAAGACGATCAATATGCCGAACGAGGCGACCGTCGAGGATATCTCGAATGCGTACACCGACTCGTGGAAGCTCATGATCAAGGCGAACGCGCTCTATCGCGACGGCTCCAAGCTGTCGCAGCCGCTCAACTCGATCAACGAAGAAGGCGACCTCGCTGAGCAGGTCCTCTTCAGCGATCCCGAGGACGAGATCAAAGAGACCGTTGGCGCTGCCGAGCTGCACCAGCTCATCAACGTGCAGGCCGAAGAGACCGGCACATGGCAGCCGCGCCGCCTGAAGCTGCCGCAGCGCCGCCGCGGATGGCTCCGCGAAGCCGTCGTCGGCGGACACAAAGTGTACCTGCGTACCGGCGAATACGACGACGGTGCGCTCGGTGAGATCTTTATCGATATGTACAAAGAGGGCGCAAGCTTCAAGGGACTCTTGAACTGCTTCGCCGTCTTGGCTTCGAAGGCGCTCCAGTACGGCGTGCCGCTCGAAGAGTTAGTGGATACCTTTACGTTCACCCGTTTCGAGCCCGCCGGATCGGTCCAGGGACACGAAGCGATCAAGAACGCAACATCGATCCTCGATTACGTTTTCCGTGCGCTCGGCTACGAATACCTCAATCGTACCGATTTCGTCCACGTCAAAGCGGTCGACGAGCACAAGCACGACCACCATCACCACGCAAGCGTTGCGGCGGGGCCTGCGACTGCGCCGGTATCGGCCGTCAGCACGCAGCGCACCGAAGCGCCGAGCGAGGATGAGGTCGTCGAGCGGCTCAAGAACCAGCAGAAGTCCGAACCCGAACCGGCCATGGCCGCCGCGACCAGCGCCGCCACCGCCGCCGAAACCCGCAAACAACAGTACCGCGAAGCCAAAACCAAAGGCTACACCGGCGAGCAATGCCCCGCCTGCGGATCGATGAGAGTCAAGCGCAACGGCGCCTGCACCCTCTGCGAAGACTGCGGCACGACCAGCGGGTGTTCGTGAGGAAACGGATAAAGAGTTTACATTAGGTTTTGAGATAATGCGTGAGAGTGCTCACGCGTTATCCCGTCGCCATGAAATACGATCTTGAGATAAAACCACGAGCGCTCAAGGACCTTACCCGCCTTCCGGTGGAAGATAGGATACGCATGCTCGCGCGGATCGAACAGCTCACGAACGGACTGGACGGCGATATTAAGAAGCTAAAATCGCACGAACCTCAGTATCGCGTTCGTTCCGGAAACTACAGGGCGCTGTTCAATATCGAAGGAAACAAGATCGTTGTGTACAGGGTTAAGGATCGGAAGGAGTCGTACAACTAACATGTTATATCACACTGAGTACTTCGAGAAGAACGGCCAGAATTTCGTCGTTCTGCCCGCCGAAGAATTTCGGAAGATGCAAGAACTTCTCGAAGATGCAGAAGACGTCCTCGATCTTGAGACAGCGATTTCCGAGGAGCAACACATCCCCGGCCTGACGCTTGAGGAAGTAAAACGGACGCTCAATATCCCATAAGGCCGTCGTGGAGACAGCCAGTCGTGCTCTGGCCGCCTCCAGCGCCTGCACTCTCTGCGAATACTTCGGCACAACCAGCGGGTGTAGCTAGGGAGGGTGAAGCCCTTGTTGACAGTCGGGCTGATATTCGCCAGAATCGATGAGTGAGGGTCTCCTGACTCGGGAAGCCACGAGGAAGCTTGGATAGTCAGGTTAGCTGTAGACACGCATTCGTAAGTTGGAGCTGTCACGTATTGGAGGAGGGGTTAGAGGTGGTAGTCCTTGGACAGAATGTTGATGATGTCATTGTTATTTTCGCCTTGAGGCAGCTGGAGGATCGCGTGCTGTTGCAACCAGCGGAAGCTCGCATCAAGAAGCTAAGACAACAATTCTCAAACGTTATTGTACTTGATGGTACGCACGATGGGATTGCAATCCAACTTGAGAAACTTGCGGCTTTAGGCATAGAACACCCAGTTATTATTGAAATAATTTCTCACGGTAGTCTGTCTGGGACAGAGGCTTGTTCTGACGTTGATCGCGTCGCATGGACTAAAATTGCATCGTTCATACGACAGCTTCCAGCAGAGAAGGTGGTGCTAGTGAACGCCATGTCGACCTGCATGTCATTCGCCCTCGTTGACTTGCTTTGTAACTCCGTTCAGGCGGTGTTTGCAAACAATCTCGCCGCCAGTGCGGCAGCTTTCTCTCAATCTGACATACTCTATTCGAAGGGGTTTAAATTGATGCAGCATGGACTTGATGTCGCGCATATGTTAGATCAGTATACTTGGTGCAAGGGAGGTCAAAGGGAGAATGTGATAGACTGGCAAAAGAGATATGAGTTGCTGACAGACGAGCATCAGGATGCTGCGTATTGGAATGAATGGGACCCGGTACTTCGAAAAGCAGCCGGAATCGAGAAATCAGACGCCACATAAGCAAAGTTAAGTACAACTTATTATGGACGAGAAGGATTTAGCACAGATTGCTGGACCGGCAGATCGTTCATTTCGAAAACTACTTGAGACGATAGTTTCAGGCTTCGGCCTGAAAACCGGCTCGCGGCAGATCAAGAAACAAGGCGAAACCGCATTGAGCCTAGCCAAGCAGTTAGACTCGCTTGTGCAGTCATCCCCAAACCTCGACGGGGTCTCCCTAGAATTGCGGGATGGCAATATTCAGATGATGGCAACCGCCTCGCAGAGAGCGCTCTCATTTGACCAGCGCTCAGATGTAGCCCTGCGACTAAATGCTGAAAGAAAACAACAAAACCGAGAGAGCATAATCGCAGATGCAGCCTTTGAGTTGACGGCGGGTGACTCTCAGGTTCCGTTATCCGAGGATCCTGTTGACCCAGATTGGACAGTTCGCTTCTTTAACATCGCAGAGGATGTTTCTGACGATGACATGCAACTGATTTGGGGTAGAATTCTAGCAGGTGAGGTTTGCCAACCGGGTAGTTACAGTTTGCGCACGCTTGATCTCTTAAAGAATATTTCCCAAAAGGAAGCAACGCTCTTCGCAACGCTTTGCAAGTTCGTCTTTAATGGCCGATTCGTATACTACCAAGAGGGAATATTCCCAGAGTTCTGCGATATGAGCTTTGACGATATCCTTCTCCTCGAGGAGGCAGGATTGCTCCAGCACTCCCTGTTCTTTACTATGAACAAGAAAGATACAGAAAAAGGGAGACTCGAAATATGGTACAATAGCACCTTCGCATTCAACCTCAGCGCCGACAAAATACCCACACCTATGCCGTGCCTAAAACTAACCAAGGCGGGTATTGAACTGTCTACGCTCACCCAGGGACCAAGGAGCCGGAAATACGCCCGATTGCTGCGCGAGTTTTATCGACAGCAGGGGTTCACCATTATGGAATACACAGGTGGAGGCAATATCGTGGGGGGAGCTTTTAGACCGCCCGAGTGGGATGAAGATGATTTGTCAGATAGGAAGCCGAAAGAAGATTGGGGCAGACTTTAGAGTGTATCGACTCCATCCACACCTAGATCCGATAAATCCAGACTAAGCGAAATTCGTTTATCACCCTTCATGTAGACCACACTGCAACTCGCGTTTCCACAAACAACTTCTGGATACTCTTGATAGGGACGGTTGTCTCGAAGTTCATAAACCGGCTTCCAACCGTCTTGCATGAGAATGCGACGAGCGCGGGAGTACGGTACAGCGTACCACAACCCGAATGCAGCCAACTCGGCACCTACTGAAGCTGTATCAACGGGATTCTTGAAGACCGGGCCATCTGAACCACCATCGCAGAAATACTCGCTGCAGAGTCGCCCAGAAACCACTGTAGCGTCATCAAGTTTGAAGTGTTCGAGAATCTGCCGTTCCACCTCGTGTGGCAGGGTGCCTAGCGGGAAGTTGACATACGCTTTGCCCGTCGGGAGTGCATTGCCATCCAAAGTCGCGTTGTGTGAATCCTCGGCAGCGATGTAATGGACGCGGAAGAACTTGTTTAGAGGTGCACTGTAAATTACGAGGCCTCTCTCGTCAGGGCATCTATGTGGGTAGCACCCATCCCAGATCAGGTACTCTCCACCATCAAGAAACACTCGATAGACACTGTGTACGTCGAGGTAGTAAGGAATCAAGGTCTTGCTTAGAAGTTTCCCATTTGACTTGCTCCGCATCTGAAGTAGTCCGTTATCTTCCCTCGGCTTAAATGTAATCTTTCCGGTCACATTGGTTAGCTCGAAGATATCAGATGTCCCGTCAAGAGCCATAAAAGTATTTGAAAGTATCGGCGCAGGCAGATTAGGCTGGGTGGATGACTGTCTCGTTTTTGAGCTGTTGATTGAATCATCGCCTGTGGGGAGCCGACCATGGGATGCGGTGTCGGTATTCGGATGCGACGTCGTGTCGTATCCCATTCTTTTCAAGATTGACCCGAACACCAGTATTCCCAAGAACCACAGAAGCAGCTTTCTGTTTCGAGCTGCCTTTGCCTGTTTGCTGGCATCTCTTTTCGGCGGTGGTTGTGGTGGCGGTGGCTCGGTCCTGGTCTGACCAGCGTTTCGTGGCGGGTCCGTCGTCTGACGGCCGTGTGCATCACGGTTTGACTGGCGTTGGTGCGATTGCTGATTCGCGTACTCCTCGATGAAGGATTTCACAAATCCGTACGCCTCGTTTATCCGCTTCGTTCTTTCTTCGGCCTTCCTCCTTAGGTTTTCATTTCCTTGGAATCGATCAGGGTGCCAGACATTGATAAGCTCTCGGTATGCCTTTTGAGCATCGGCAAGCGAAGAGCCAAATGGTATTTCCAGCACATCAAAATACTTCTTGACTTCTGAGGGAGTCATCGATCATGCCGATTGCATAAGTCCACAATTGAACAATACCAACAGTTATTGGTTTCGTCGCTGGCCGACGACTGGCCTGTGAATCTGCTGAGCTTTCGAATTATTCTTTGGCCGTTTTCCCTGCCTCTGCTTTTTCCTTGAGCAACGCATCGCGCAGCAGCTTGCCGTAGTGTTTTTTGTCCTTTTCGTACTCGGCTTCGTAGCGGGCTAGGGCTTTGCGGAGCTTGGCGATCGGGGTGCGCATTTTGCTTGTTTCGGGGTCGAACGCATCCATCGGGGTTGGGTGCGGGTTGCCGTGGAAGCAGAGGTCCGGCTCGAGCAGCGCGGCCTGAATGAGCCGCTGGGTGTCGTGAATGTTCACCGTGTCGATCTTCAAATTGGTCACCATTTCATCATAGATCGCCTGCGCCTTTGTACGCTGGGCGTGTGCTTCGAACGTTACCAGAGCGAGCAGTGCGAGAGTCATCATATACGTTTTCATCGTCGCTTCCTTTCGTGGCTTGTGAGGGATACACTATCTAAACGGGGACAAGAACCGTGCCACAAATCCAAAGCACCTCTCCTGCCCGACAACCGCTCTGGGTTGAAACCTGAAGCGGCGAGTGTAGTACTATCAAAGGCAAGGCACCGACGGTTGTTGGCGTGTCTTGGTATTTGTAGTAACAATGATCGATTTCATGACTGTAGTCTTCAGATCTTTCGGAATTGTAGCATTGGTGTTGTCGCTTGGCGCGTGTCGCGGCGCGAAGTTCGAGAGCGGTTCGATGGAGCCGACGATCCACCAAGGCGATGTGGTCACGATCAACCATACCGCGTACTTGAACAGCGATCCGCAGCGCTGGGATGTCGCGGCATATGAGGACGAGGACACGCATGGCAATAGTTGGTGTCACCGGATCGTCGGTATGCCCGGGGAGACAATCGATCTGCGGGACGGCTTCGTCATTATCGATAGTGTGAAACTTGAGTATCCTGCAAAGATCGGGAAGGTGAGGTACTCCGCTCTGCCGGCCGGGACGCCGACAAAGATCCATTTGCCGTATCTTATTCCTAA
It contains:
- a CDS encoding DUF2961 domain-containing protein, whose protein sequence is MVKIWIDDSLIVASDLRGLFRNVHGVFRPPLDSEASGAFVCDIQLCYKKNFRVTEFTAPNNCCLFWGVEYRPMPDSSEIESALTRFPITEQQQHAAEEAYHRSGSPWDTTASVRHVLPQMLVAAGESVLIDSLRGPGLLQELHVDVDTAEFAALSDLRLRIYWDGNPTPSVDVPVPDFFGCGAGFRTVNAFQIRADLGGHFTCYLPMPFAEQAVIRLENFGSKTVHLGGGQLLYSPEAVNRHDEGYLYAQFSESKPAHWKRYHPVAHALGRGRFIGVFFALPDYPIASYLEGNPYFFVDSSEQNTVWYTGTEDYCNGGWYFRDHTFSLPFAGCTHEYSSIYRFHYLDALDFEKSLDYEHQHGVNNDFQTWYRTVGFLYKRWTPFWPSHDSLDRAEQWNIQGKGYRPGQAIDISIDTTHLRSMTAGIDGSFTADLTIPASVPSGIHRLSVNGEVRPEPIFVLSDPTVRFLNDTNPPVFRAGDSLILDGQGFIPGERVRIYVDTAEVNYLSIPTVSSLNDLHATIRLPWLPESVYRIRVRGDRGSEALTRSFQLTRTLSYEFEDLPVIYSEWTYQSSPVYLGWYPYADWSNTTGYLFYPDGPSRKIKFGFNVPVSDTFAVSMYHIIGLRYGNYDLYLDSMFVGSLHGYLDTDWSMPMRSAPLELGIHYLTAGSHDLMFRCTGHDSSAVDFLMDADNMILTPTTAYHSLKQPGDSSTDVETLPGPFARLSENPVRSDRAILRYSLGSSSPTDGATITADVFDILGRRVRSSSGLQTSQSVGSIELDCRGLANGKYFVIVHGIDGLSSSNTTLPMVLDR
- a CDS encoding vitamin B12-dependent ribonucleotide reductase, giving the protein MKVARRFTKKGTSVFDQFEYTMRSSVLRNPDGKPIFEMHDIEVPRQWSQVATDILAQKYFRKAGVPQRDAEGNLLIGEDGKQVMGAEKSIKQVAHRLAGCWRYWGEKHGYFSSKDDAQAYYDEMVYMIMRQMGAPNSPQWFNTGLAWAYGITGPAQGHWYVDPKTGQLTRSSDAYTHPQPHACFIQSVTDDLVNEGGIFDLMTREARIFKYGSGTGSNFSALRSAGEKLSGGGQSSGLMSFLKIFDTAAAAVKSGGTTRRAAKMVILDVDHPDIENFITWKASEEQKVAALVAGSKICDLFLNMIMKIAVEGGTDRHLNHDLDIAIKKALARGVAMNYIVRCLRLVEMGYDHIDFKTFDTHYEGEAYQTVSGQNSNNSVRVTNDFMNAVANDEEWQLRYRTSGKVAKTVKASHLWNEITLAAWSSADPGMQFDTTINEWHTCPADGRINASNPCSEYMFLDDTACNLASINLAHFLNEETGEFDIEGYKHAARIWTITLEISVLMAQFPSREIAQRSFDYRTLGLGYANLGTILMVLGIPYDSPKALAISGALTAILCGESYAASAEMARDLGAFPRYEANKESMLRVIRNHKLAAYDAAADRYEGLTIKPMGISAEEAPEDLLTAARECWDRAYELGEAHGFRNAQVTVIAPTGTIGLVMDCDTTGIEPDFAIVKFKKLAGGGYFKIVNQSVRKALVRLGYTDKQIEEIEKFCKGHGTLVGCPAVNRSTLKLKGFSDEKIDEIEKQCDNVFDLRFAFNKWTLGEDYCKKLGFTLEQMDDPNFDMLASLGYSKEEISKANDYVCGTMTIEGAPFLADEHLPIFDCANKCGKYGKRFIPYNAHIRMMAAAQPFISGAISKTINMPNEATVEDISNAYTDSWKLMIKANALYRDGSKLSQPLNSINEEGDLAEQVLFSDPEDEIKETVGAAELHQLINVQAEETGTWQPRRLKLPQRRRGWLREAVVGGHKVYLRTGEYDDGALGEIFIDMYKEGASFKGLLNCFAVLASKALQYGVPLEELVDTFTFTRFEPAGSVQGHEAIKNATSILDYVFRALGYEYLNRTDFVHVKAVDEHKHDHHHHASVAAGPATAPVSAVSTQRTEAPSEDEVVERLKNQQKSEPEPAMAAATSAATAAETRKQQYREAKTKGYTGEQCPACGSMRVKRNGACTLCEDCGTTSGCS
- a CDS encoding type II toxin-antitoxin system RelE/ParE family toxin — encoded protein: MKYDLEIKPRALKDLTRLPVEDRIRMLARIEQLTNGLDGDIKKLKSHEPQYRVRSGNYRALFNIEGNKIVVYRVKDRKESYN
- a CDS encoding type II toxin-antitoxin system Phd/YefM family antitoxin codes for the protein MLYHTEYFEKNGQNFVVLPAEEFRKMQELLEDAEDVLDLETAISEEQHIPGLTLEEVKRTLNIP
- a CDS encoding DUF2806 domain-containing protein; translated protein: MDEKDLAQIAGPADRSFRKLLETIVSGFGLKTGSRQIKKQGETALSLAKQLDSLVQSSPNLDGVSLELRDGNIQMMATASQRALSFDQRSDVALRLNAERKQQNRESIIADAAFELTAGDSQVPLSEDPVDPDWTVRFFNIAEDVSDDDMQLIWGRILAGEVCQPGSYSLRTLDLLKNISQKEATLFATLCKFVFNGRFVYYQEGIFPEFCDMSFDDILLLEEAGLLQHSLFFTMNKKDTEKGRLEIWYNSTFAFNLSADKIPTPMPCLKLTKAGIELSTLTQGPRSRKYARLLREFYRQQGFTIMEYTGGGNIVGGAFRPPEWDEDDLSDRKPKEDWGRL